One genomic window of Niveibacterium sp. SC-1 includes the following:
- a CDS encoding TfoX/Sxy family protein, which translates to MSASPEFVSHVRDLLSPLGPLTDGKFFGGHAMKYEGKQFAMVMGNILYFRVNEATRSEYEKRGSTSFSYSTKRGVVQVRTYYSAPEELFENTELLLSWAKKAIKVAATA; encoded by the coding sequence ATGAGTGCAAGCCCCGAATTTGTTAGCCATGTTCGTGATTTGCTGAGTCCGCTGGGTCCGCTCACCGATGGAAAGTTCTTCGGCGGTCACGCGATGAAGTACGAGGGCAAGCAATTCGCAATGGTCATGGGCAACATTCTGTATTTCCGCGTCAATGAAGCAACGAGATCGGAGTACGAGAAGCGAGGTTCGACCTCGTTCTCGTATTCAACAAAGAGGGGAGTCGTCCAGGTTCGAACGTACTACTCCGCTCCGGAAGAACTCTTTGAAAATACGGAGCTTTTGTTGTCGTGGGCCAAAAAGGCAATCAAAGTTGCAGCTACGGCCTGA